A region from the Candidatus Tumulicola sp. genome encodes:
- a CDS encoding DUF1800 domain-containing protein: MPVNILTGTGNEYRPEGDIDVRLALAPYQGPWNARLAAHLLRRAGFGGTPEEIATAADAGMHLSVNKLLAIFPESLPERPQADLSFGPLTTPQQRIAAVLATQLWWLNRMLLSPNQLREKMVYFWSTHFTSVIYDKGITPDMMVQQNNLFRTYALGNYDALTHEIAKDPAMLRFLDGALNRKQHPNENFARELMELFTMGIGNYTEEDVRETARAFTGNSLDRNGKFIFYPTVHDDGVKTVLGKTGTFTGDEVIDVIMRHPATGRYIARKFLRAFVYDNPEPALVELVAERFRVSGYDAKSVLDVLLRSNVFYSGRAYRSLVRSPIELAIATHRMLGATQLGLPVLYSVAAMGQAVMQPPSVSGWPGGAMWLNSNSILQRLNFLNRVVFTRPPKTPTPAAAGAGPMMSSSTMMGSGAATAAQTSMPDPRGWIAGVRLDDANAVADRVLSATVQNDYTPQQRQTLLQYLTTDGVGNPVALSTENIDEKVRGAMSLAMALPTYQLM, from the coding sequence ATGCCAGTCAACATTCTAACGGGTACCGGCAACGAGTACCGGCCTGAAGGCGACATCGATGTCCGCCTCGCCCTGGCGCCGTATCAGGGACCCTGGAATGCGCGCCTGGCCGCGCATCTGCTGCGCCGCGCGGGCTTTGGCGGCACGCCGGAGGAGATCGCCACGGCGGCCGACGCCGGCATGCACCTTTCGGTGAACAAGCTGCTCGCGATTTTCCCCGAGTCGCTGCCCGAGCGGCCACAGGCCGATCTATCCTTCGGCCCCTTGACCACACCGCAGCAGCGCATCGCGGCGGTGCTAGCCACGCAGCTGTGGTGGCTCAATCGCATGCTCCTCTCGCCTAATCAGCTGCGCGAGAAGATGGTGTACTTCTGGAGCACGCATTTCACGAGCGTGATCTACGACAAAGGCATCACGCCGGACATGATGGTGCAGCAGAACAACCTGTTCCGAACCTATGCGCTCGGCAATTACGACGCGCTCACACACGAGATCGCCAAGGATCCGGCCATGCTGCGATTCTTGGACGGCGCGTTGAATCGCAAGCAGCATCCCAATGAGAATTTCGCGCGCGAACTCATGGAGCTGTTCACCATGGGCATCGGCAACTACACGGAGGAAGACGTGCGCGAGACCGCGCGCGCCTTCACGGGCAACAGCCTCGACCGCAACGGCAAGTTCATTTTCTACCCGACGGTGCACGACGACGGCGTCAAGACCGTGCTCGGCAAGACCGGCACCTTCACCGGCGACGAGGTGATCGACGTCATCATGCGCCATCCCGCGACCGGTCGATACATCGCGCGAAAGTTTCTGCGCGCGTTCGTCTACGACAACCCCGAACCGGCGCTGGTCGAACTGGTTGCGGAGCGTTTCCGCGTGAGCGGCTACGACGCGAAGAGCGTGTTGGACGTGCTGTTGCGCTCCAACGTTTTCTACTCGGGTCGCGCCTATCGGTCTTTGGTCCGCAGTCCTATCGAGTTGGCGATTGCGACGCACCGCATGTTGGGCGCCACGCAGCTCGGTTTGCCGGTGCTGTACTCGGTCGCGGCCATGGGGCAGGCCGTGATGCAGCCGCCCAGCGTCTCGGGCTGGCCGGGCGGCGCGATGTGGCTCAACTCCAACAGCATCTTGCAGCGCCTGAATTTCTTGAATCGCGTGGTGTTCACGCGCCCTCCGAAGACGCCGACGCCTGCTGCCGCCGGCGCTGGTCCGATGATGAGCAGTTCCACCATGATGGGTTCAGGCGCGGCGACCGCAGCGCAGACGTCAATGCCGGATCCGCGCGGCTGGATCGCGGGCGTCAGGCTGGACGATGCCAACGCGGTGGCCGATCGGGTGCTCTCAGCGACGGTGCAAAACGACTACACGCCGCAACAGCGTCAGACGCTCCTGCAATATCTCACCACTGACGGCGTTGGAAATCCCGTCGCGCTCTCGACTGAGAATATCGACGAGAAGGTGCGCGGCGCGATGAGCCTTGCGATGGCCCTGCCCACCTATCAATTGATGTAG
- a CDS encoding DUF1800 domain-containing protein: protein MSVDPLTGTGAEYRPAGPALDINVALDAYKGPWSPRLAAHLLRRAGFGGSPSEIAAAGQAGMGHAVDRLVHFVPDSLPAQPQGDISYQFGPNADVMQRRRAYVLTGLWWVNRMLQTPNPLQEKMVYFWSNHFTSGIGQGGISPQMMVNQNNLFRSNALGDYARLTHEVSRDPAMLLYLNNNQNRAQLPNENYARELMELFSLGVGNYTEADIRESARAFTGWTVNRRFGETAVFNPRFHDDGSKTFLGRTGNFTGDDIVDIIMQQPATAKYMARKFARAFIYDDPEPELVNALADRFRAARYDVGVLMNVILRSNVFYSDRAYRAIVKTPLELVIGAHKSLGATRVEPAALAALDRMGQTPMRPPNVAGWPGGALWVNTGTLLMRVNYLNQLALAKSAAAAAGNTAMGDGATMMDDMASQQALRMPANVADPSQWVSGVKMDDPAGLTDRVLWMTVQGDATPQQRQTILSYVQTDSVGNKVSLSMENFEEKVRGAMSLAFALPAYQLS, encoded by the coding sequence ATGAGTGTAGATCCCCTCACCGGCACCGGGGCGGAGTACCGCCCGGCCGGTCCAGCACTTGACATCAATGTGGCCCTTGACGCATACAAGGGTCCTTGGAGCCCCCGGCTCGCCGCACATCTCCTCCGGCGCGCGGGATTTGGGGGCTCTCCATCTGAGATCGCGGCGGCCGGACAAGCCGGCATGGGGCATGCCGTCGATCGCCTCGTGCATTTCGTCCCCGATTCGCTGCCCGCGCAACCGCAAGGCGACATCTCCTACCAGTTCGGCCCGAATGCCGATGTGATGCAGCGCCGCCGCGCGTATGTGCTGACCGGTTTGTGGTGGGTCAACCGCATGCTCCAGACGCCCAATCCGCTGCAAGAGAAAATGGTGTATTTCTGGAGCAACCATTTCACCAGCGGCATCGGCCAAGGCGGCATCTCGCCGCAGATGATGGTCAATCAGAACAATTTGTTCCGAAGCAACGCGCTGGGTGATTACGCGCGTTTAACGCACGAGGTCTCGCGCGACCCAGCGATGTTGCTGTATCTCAACAACAACCAGAACAGGGCACAACTCCCCAACGAGAACTACGCGCGGGAGCTGATGGAGCTCTTCAGCCTGGGCGTCGGCAACTACACCGAGGCGGACATCCGGGAGAGCGCCCGCGCGTTCACCGGCTGGACGGTCAACCGGCGTTTTGGCGAGACGGCCGTCTTCAACCCGCGCTTCCACGACGACGGCAGCAAGACGTTTCTCGGCCGAACCGGCAACTTCACGGGCGACGACATCGTTGATATCATCATGCAGCAACCCGCGACGGCCAAGTACATGGCGCGCAAGTTCGCGCGCGCCTTCATCTACGACGATCCCGAGCCCGAACTGGTCAACGCGCTTGCGGATCGCTTCCGCGCTGCCCGCTACGACGTCGGCGTATTGATGAACGTCATCTTGCGCTCCAACGTCTTCTACTCGGATCGCGCGTATCGCGCGATCGTGAAGACGCCGCTCGAGCTCGTCATCGGCGCGCACAAGTCCCTCGGCGCCACGAGGGTTGAGCCGGCCGCGTTGGCAGCGCTCGATCGCATGGGCCAAACGCCGATGCGCCCGCCGAACGTCGCGGGGTGGCCCGGCGGCGCTTTGTGGGTCAATACGGGCACGCTGCTCATGCGCGTCAACTATCTCAACCAGCTCGCGTTGGCGAAGTCGGCGGCCGCGGCAGCCGGCAACACCGCGATGGGCGATGGCGCGACGATGATGGACGACATGGCCTCGCAACAAGCACTGCGCATGCCGGCGAACGTCGCCGATCCCTCACAATGGGTCTCCGGGGTCAAGATGGACGATCCCGCGGGCCTCACCGACCGCGTGCTGTGGATGACGGTGCAAGGCGATGCCACGCCGCAGCAGCGCCAGACGATCCTGTCCTACGTGCAGACCGACTCGGTCGGCAACAAGGTCTCCCTGTCCATGGAAAATTTCGAAGAGAAGGTGCGCGGTGCGATGAGCCTCGCGTTCGCCTTGCCCGCCTATCAGCTAAGTTAA
- a CDS encoding DUF1501 domain-containing protein — MMSNRRQFIVQSIGGFAGFLAIDSIFARAARAAAASGAAAGAGRSLLVVNLQGGNDGLNTLVPFGDPQYYRVRPTINVAASDVVRLDSEIGLNPKLAPLKPLFDQQRMAILQGVHYPNPNLSHFRSTEIWQTAAPDKYVDTGWAGRYLDFAGRGTAPNLFAGVAVGPVLPKIMVADKTDVPTIGDLRGFRFNGTRDEQAEADKILGGDGYKYPFQSPYLSLVQDVENHAHAASTQLPHMVAGYKPAIEYPKTPFGQGLNLIAGIINANVGTKVFYISLGSFDTHVGQRAAQDRLLDQLATGISAFYQDLAAHKVDDRVLTMTFSEFGRRVEENANRGTDHGTAAPMFLFGGGVKGGLYGDHPSLTDLDYGNLKWHTDFRSVYATVLERWLGVGSQPVLGSQFSTMNFV; from the coding sequence ATGATGTCAAACAGACGGCAATTCATCGTCCAGAGCATCGGCGGGTTCGCCGGGTTCCTCGCGATCGACTCGATCTTTGCCAGGGCAGCGCGCGCTGCTGCGGCGAGCGGCGCGGCCGCCGGTGCGGGGCGCAGCCTTTTGGTGGTCAACCTGCAGGGCGGCAACGACGGTTTGAACACGCTTGTGCCATTCGGCGATCCGCAGTACTATCGCGTGCGGCCGACGATCAACGTCGCGGCCAGCGACGTCGTGAGGCTGGACAGCGAAATCGGTTTGAACCCCAAGCTCGCGCCGTTGAAGCCGCTGTTCGATCAACAACGCATGGCGATATTGCAGGGCGTGCATTACCCGAACCCCAACCTTTCGCATTTCCGCTCGACCGAGATCTGGCAGACGGCCGCTCCCGACAAGTACGTGGACACGGGCTGGGCAGGCCGCTATCTCGATTTTGCGGGCCGGGGCACCGCGCCCAACCTCTTCGCGGGCGTTGCGGTCGGTCCGGTGCTGCCCAAGATCATGGTGGCGGACAAGACCGACGTTCCGACCATCGGCGATCTGCGCGGTTTCCGATTCAACGGCACTCGTGACGAACAGGCCGAAGCGGATAAGATCCTCGGCGGCGACGGTTATAAGTATCCGTTCCAATCACCGTATCTGTCGCTGGTGCAAGACGTGGAGAATCACGCGCATGCGGCCTCGACGCAGTTGCCGCACATGGTCGCCGGCTACAAGCCTGCGATCGAGTATCCGAAGACGCCCTTCGGCCAAGGCTTGAATCTCATCGCCGGGATCATCAACGCCAACGTCGGCACGAAGGTGTTCTACATCAGCCTCGGCAGCTTTGACACGCATGTCGGGCAGCGCGCGGCGCAGGATCGGCTGCTCGATCAGCTCGCGACCGGCATCTCGGCGTTCTATCAGGATCTCGCGGCGCATAAGGTCGACGATCGCGTGCTGACGATGACGTTTTCGGAGTTCGGCCGCCGCGTCGAGGAGAATGCCAACCGCGGCACCGACCACGGCACTGCGGCGCCGATGTTCCTGTTCGGCGGCGGCGTGAAGGGCGGGCTTTACGGAGACCATCCGAGCTTGACCGACCTCGATTACGGCAATTTGAAATGGCACACGGACTTCCGCTCGGTCTACGCGACCGTGCTCGAGCGCTGGCTCGGCGTCGGCTCGCAGCCGGTGCTCGGCTCGCAATTCTCAACAATGAATTTCGTGTAG
- a CDS encoding DUF5069 domain-containing protein codes for MGWIPCSGLNSVAGLVWLPRLLEKARRCETTQNGHLVDGYCYGDNDFIDKQLIAFLRTNDATISTLVKEHPADIDVARMLVDRSGRSPAECEAFNKTFRRRNFDFVLLEADEGRLRPGLKAAILKFTYNNVMMPAIYWMFRRDERNRNAG; via the coding sequence ATGGGCTGGATTCCATGTTCTGGTCTCAATTCAGTGGCCGGACTGGTGTGGCTACCGCGATTGTTGGAGAAAGCTCGTCGCTGCGAAACCACGCAGAACGGACATCTCGTCGACGGCTACTGCTATGGCGACAATGATTTCATCGATAAACAGCTCATTGCGTTTTTACGCACGAACGACGCTACCATCTCCACACTCGTAAAAGAGCATCCGGCCGACATCGACGTTGCGAGAATGCTCGTCGACCGGAGCGGGCGCAGTCCTGCTGAGTGCGAGGCTTTCAATAAGACGTTCCGCCGAAGAAACTTTGACTTTGTGCTTCTCGAAGCGGACGAAGGACGGCTTCGGCCCGGCCTCAAGGCGGCGATCTTGAAGTTCACGTACAACAACGTGATGATGCCCGCAATTTACTGGATGTTCCGGCGCGACGAACGCAACCGAAACGCGGGATAA
- a CDS encoding PQQ-dependent sugar dehydrogenase: protein MPDFSLALIFAALMVLSLPACSARASDGNLHVPPGFSITLVNARIPDARFLAVAPNGDIVVSELNRGQVVSLPANATPETQPRVVAQGIPLAHGLAFRGNDLYIAGWTGVTRLTYPGGQPTALFSNMPQGGDHNHRALALAKDGSIFVSSGSNCNVCAEPDPRFATVLRYDANGHNGRIYASGLRNASGLAFDANGRLWAVINERDMIGDELPPEELVEIKDGGNYGWPYCYPGTGVRVPNPEYNDPSKCAGTVKSGFLYQAHSAPLQIAFYNGKQFPQAYRGALFVAMHGSWNRSTKTGYKVVVIFFKGGKPDHAEDFVTGWLSADQSVSGRPAGVAVGQDGSLYISDDLSGAIYKVTYKRP, encoded by the coding sequence ATGCCAGACTTTAGTCTGGCTTTGATATTCGCGGCCTTGATGGTACTTTCATTACCCGCCTGCTCCGCTCGCGCATCGGACGGCAACCTCCACGTGCCGCCGGGTTTCTCGATCACGCTCGTCAACGCCAGGATCCCCGACGCGCGCTTCCTCGCCGTGGCTCCGAACGGCGACATCGTCGTGTCCGAGCTGAATCGCGGCCAGGTCGTGTCTCTGCCGGCCAACGCAACGCCCGAAACCCAGCCGCGCGTCGTCGCGCAAGGTATCCCCCTCGCGCACGGACTCGCTTTTCGCGGCAACGACCTCTACATCGCGGGCTGGACCGGCGTCACTCGCCTCACATACCCGGGCGGGCAACCGACAGCGCTGTTCTCGAACATGCCGCAGGGCGGAGATCACAATCATCGCGCGCTGGCGCTCGCCAAAGACGGAAGTATTTTCGTCAGCAGCGGTTCGAACTGCAACGTCTGCGCGGAGCCCGACCCGCGCTTCGCCACCGTGCTCCGCTACGACGCCAACGGCCACAACGGTCGCATCTACGCGAGCGGGCTGCGCAACGCGTCCGGTCTCGCCTTTGACGCAAACGGCAGATTATGGGCGGTCATCAACGAACGCGACATGATCGGCGACGAGTTGCCGCCCGAAGAGCTAGTCGAGATCAAGGATGGCGGCAACTACGGATGGCCGTACTGCTACCCCGGCACTGGCGTTCGCGTGCCAAACCCTGAGTACAATGACCCCTCGAAATGCGCCGGCACCGTCAAGTCTGGCTTCTTATATCAGGCCCACTCGGCGCCGCTGCAGATCGCCTTTTACAACGGCAAGCAATTCCCGCAAGCCTATCGCGGCGCGCTGTTCGTCGCCATGCACGGCTCGTGGAACCGCTCGACGAAGACGGGCTACAAGGTCGTGGTCATATTCTTCAAGGGCGGGAAGCCCGACCACGCTGAAGATTTTGTCACCGGCTGGCTCAGCGCCGATCAAAGCGTCAGCGGCCGGCCCGCAGGCGTGGCGGTCGGGCAGGACGGTTCGCTGTACATCTCGGATGACCTCAGCGGCGCGATCTACAAAGTGACCTACAAGCGACCTTGA
- a CDS encoding PQQ-dependent sugar dehydrogenase, producing the protein MNRTHRDRTLLLGFSLAAAAMLGMAGSLAACSGSGATGAISPLPSPGPSGPTPTPGPTPPMTLSVPAGFHVTMVNTNVPGARFLAYAPNGDLIVSQTDNGTVVAIKPSTAVNAAPQVIASGLPRPHGLAFHGNDLYIATWTGLSVIRSYPTGTLVQTLYSGLAENGDHNNRSLAIAPDGTVFESSGSDCNLCSEGSNLLATVMHMNADGTNPQIYASGVRNGSGLAFDGSGQLWMVVNQRDDLPPNHENLPTEEFDKVVNGGNYGWPSCFPDSTGARQANPDYGTGTQSCAGQQADTFPMQAHSAPLGIVFYNGSMFPSSYKGGAFVAFHGSWDRSVPTGDKVVFITFTSGQPSSIMDFVTGWLQSGSYLGRPVGLAVGADGSLYISDDKLGYVYRITYG; encoded by the coding sequence ATGAATCGCACGCATCGCGATCGGACCCTACTCCTTGGGTTCTCCCTCGCGGCCGCAGCCATGCTCGGGATGGCCGGCTCGCTCGCGGCGTGCAGCGGCAGCGGCGCAACGGGCGCCATCAGCCCCTTGCCCAGCCCTGGACCTTCGGGGCCGACGCCGACTCCCGGTCCCACCCCACCCATGACCTTGAGCGTCCCGGCGGGCTTTCACGTCACCATGGTCAACACGAACGTTCCAGGCGCGCGCTTTCTCGCGTACGCGCCAAACGGCGATCTCATCGTGTCGCAAACCGACAACGGCACCGTCGTGGCCATCAAGCCGAGCACCGCGGTCAACGCCGCACCGCAAGTCATCGCAAGTGGCTTGCCGCGCCCACACGGCCTTGCTTTCCACGGGAATGATCTCTACATCGCGACATGGACGGGGCTCAGCGTGATCCGGAGCTACCCGACCGGCACGCTAGTCCAAACGCTTTACAGCGGCTTAGCGGAAAATGGGGATCATAACAACCGCTCGCTCGCGATCGCGCCCGACGGCACCGTATTCGAGTCATCGGGATCCGACTGCAACCTCTGCAGCGAGGGTTCAAATCTGCTCGCCACCGTGATGCACATGAACGCTGACGGCACGAATCCTCAAATCTATGCTTCGGGTGTGCGCAACGGCAGCGGTTTGGCTTTCGATGGCAGCGGCCAATTGTGGATGGTGGTTAACCAGCGCGACGATCTGCCGCCCAATCACGAGAACTTGCCGACCGAAGAATTCGACAAGGTCGTCAACGGCGGCAATTATGGCTGGCCGAGTTGCTTCCCGGATAGCACCGGCGCCCGGCAGGCTAATCCCGACTACGGCACCGGCACGCAAAGCTGCGCCGGTCAACAGGCGGACACGTTCCCGATGCAGGCGCACTCCGCACCGCTCGGCATCGTCTTTTATAACGGCTCCATGTTCCCGTCGTCGTACAAGGGCGGCGCGTTCGTCGCGTTTCACGGCTCGTGGGATCGCTCGGTTCCGACCGGCGATAAAGTCGTATTCATCACGTTCACCAGCGGACAGCCCAGCAGCATTATGGATTTCGTGACCGGCTGGCTGCAAAGCGGGTCGTATTTGGGAAGACCCGTCGGGCTTGCTGTCGGAGCCGACGGCTCGCTGTATATCAGCGACGACAAGCTCGGGTACGTCTACCGCATCACCTATGGTTAA
- a CDS encoding alpha/beta fold hydrolase, whose product MHFRDAGHGRTLLLLHALPLDGRMWDHQRVVLQGDLRVIVPDFPGFGLSPAPDGSPSLDDWAGELLAALRGTGVEEAVIAGGSMGGYVALAMLRAAPQFVRGLALVNSRAAADSDEQRAARLAAIERIKAEGFTFVIEGAPASALSKTSLAGRPAAVARVRAMAAAATPAGIIAAQRAIGARPDSRVLLGQATVPIAIIHGEDDPVVPIAEARELAASLSHATFTPIPEAGHLPSVEQPEAVTAALRELLRRAG is encoded by the coding sequence ATGCATTTCCGCGATGCGGGTCATGGGAGGACCCTCCTCCTGCTCCACGCGCTGCCGCTGGACGGGCGGATGTGGGACCACCAACGAGTCGTGCTGCAAGGCGATCTTCGCGTGATCGTGCCCGACTTTCCGGGTTTCGGCTTATCGCCTGCCCCGGACGGGTCTCCCAGCCTCGACGACTGGGCCGGCGAGCTTTTGGCGGCGCTGCGCGGGACCGGCGTGGAGGAGGCAGTGATTGCGGGAGGCTCGATGGGCGGCTACGTCGCTTTGGCGATGCTGCGGGCTGCTCCGCAGTTCGTGCGAGGGCTCGCGCTGGTGAATAGCCGCGCAGCCGCCGACAGCGACGAGCAGCGCGCGGCTCGGCTCGCCGCGATCGAGAGGATCAAGGCCGAGGGTTTTACTTTCGTGATCGAGGGCGCGCCGGCATCGGCCCTCTCGAAGACCTCGCTCGCCGGACGGCCTGCCGCCGTGGCCCGGGTGCGAGCGATGGCCGCAGCCGCGACGCCGGCTGGGATCATCGCGGCTCAACGTGCGATTGGGGCGCGCCCGGACTCGCGAGTTTTGCTCGGCCAGGCAACGGTTCCGATCGCGATCATCCACGGGGAAGATGATCCGGTGGTGCCGATCGCCGAGGCGCGCGAGCTTGCGGCCTCGCTGTCGCATGCGACGTTCACGCCGATTCCGGAGGCCGGGCACTTGCCGAGCGTCGAGCAACCCGAGGCGGTGACGGCGGCGTTGCGCGAGTTGTTGCGGCGCGCGGGATGA
- a CDS encoding HhH-GPD-type base excision DNA repair protein produces the protein MAKSSFPFTPDAAANALLARDGTALLIGMCLDQQVRTEKAFSSPFVLRERLGHIDARKIAATPPAKLDKIFRTPPALHRFPGMMAKRVRQLCKIIAEDYGNRGANVWKRAKTADDLYARLRALPGFGEGKAVVGVHVLAKFGGIKPTGWRRYANEQALPWEFKSGKKITA, from the coding sequence ATGGCAAAGTCCTCGTTTCCCTTCACCCCTGACGCCGCGGCGAACGCGCTGCTCGCGCGCGACGGCACCGCACTGCTGATCGGCATGTGCCTCGACCAGCAGGTGCGCACCGAAAAAGCCTTCAGTTCGCCGTTCGTGCTGCGCGAACGGCTGGGCCACATCGACGCGCGCAAAATCGCTGCCACGCCGCCGGCCAAGCTCGACAAGATCTTCCGGACACCGCCGGCGCTGCATCGCTTTCCCGGGATGATGGCCAAGCGCGTGCGCCAGCTGTGCAAGATCATCGCTGAAGATTACGGCAATCGCGGCGCGAACGTGTGGAAGCGCGCCAAGACGGCGGATGATCTATACGCACGGTTGCGCGCCTTGCCTGGCTTTGGCGAAGGCAAAGCCGTCGTCGGTGTGCACGTGCTGGCGAAGTTCGGCGGCATAAAGCCGACAGGCTGGCGTCGCTACGCCAACGAGCAAGCCTTGCCGTGGGAATTCAAATCCGGGAAAAAAATCACGGCATAA
- a CDS encoding DUF885 domain-containing protein: protein MRLFSLALVALATLVISAMPVRAAAAGGDFKQLVSQYLDESEAQDPLFASGIGIHTYDDKLPDLSPTGHAASLRWEQGWRARFAALDAAQLSTDDQADLRRLKDQIDADLFEDAALRPFANDPGIFVGTIGDGAYSLTGRPFAPLETRLRHLASRIKLVPDIVRAAEANLNHPPRVFTELAIDQNLGNIDMYEHDLVALAKQASPETRKRMLAALPAAIASLHDLQAFLSGPLLAQSTGNPRVGAAVFDRELQLVVGTDTPRPVLVARARAAFAATRAEMLHLALPLDQKFFADRRHLESGDAYTNAVVGEVLDRLADNHPSANAVFATAKADVAKLEAFLRSHPVVPLPKPDTLSVVPTPAFMAGVAGASMSPPGPFTPLAGSYYYIDRIPATWSADRVRSYLRENNDYEMQILSLHEAVPGHYVQFRYGANVPSLVRRVWTSGSYDEGWAIYTEGMMLDSGFGAGDVGLRLFQLKWRLREYANVIIDAEYHAGSLTKAQCMNLLMNGAFQERAQAETKWHRLELSHDQLTTYFAGYYDIMQAWQARHGRYGVAEFNRKLLEMGSVEPRFIDGLLDRQR, encoded by the coding sequence ATGCGTCTATTCTCTTTGGCCCTCGTCGCGCTCGCGACGCTCGTCATCTCGGCGATGCCGGTGCGGGCGGCTGCGGCCGGCGGCGATTTCAAACAACTCGTCAGTCAATACCTGGATGAGTCTGAGGCACAAGATCCGCTGTTCGCGAGCGGCATCGGGATCCACACCTACGACGACAAGTTGCCCGATCTGTCGCCGACCGGACACGCCGCATCGCTGCGCTGGGAGCAGGGCTGGCGCGCGCGCTTCGCGGCGCTTGACGCAGCGCAGCTCAGCACCGACGACCAGGCAGACCTTCGACGTTTGAAAGATCAGATCGACGCGGATCTCTTCGAAGACGCCGCGCTTCGCCCGTTCGCGAACGATCCGGGGATTTTCGTGGGCACGATCGGCGACGGCGCCTACTCGTTGACCGGCCGGCCCTTTGCTCCCCTCGAGACGCGACTGCGCCATCTCGCGTCGCGCATCAAGCTCGTTCCCGACATCGTGCGCGCCGCCGAAGCCAACTTGAACCACCCGCCGCGGGTCTTCACCGAGCTCGCGATCGATCAAAACCTGGGCAACATCGACATGTACGAGCACGACCTCGTCGCATTGGCGAAGCAGGCCTCGCCGGAGACGCGCAAGCGCATGCTCGCGGCGCTGCCGGCGGCGATCGCAAGTCTCCACGACCTTCAAGCGTTCTTGAGCGGTCCGCTGCTCGCGCAATCCACCGGCAACCCGCGCGTCGGCGCGGCGGTGTTCGATCGCGAACTGCAGCTCGTCGTCGGAACCGATACGCCGCGACCCGTGCTCGTCGCGCGGGCGCGCGCGGCCTTCGCCGCCACGCGCGCGGAGATGTTGCACCTGGCGCTGCCGCTGGACCAGAAATTCTTCGCCGATCGCCGGCACCTCGAAAGCGGCGATGCGTACACCAACGCGGTCGTCGGCGAAGTGCTCGATCGGCTCGCCGACAACCACCCGAGCGCGAACGCCGTGTTCGCGACCGCCAAGGCCGATGTGGCCAAGCTCGAGGCGTTTCTGCGCAGCCATCCGGTCGTGCCGCTGCCAAAACCCGACACGCTCTCGGTCGTTCCCACGCCGGCGTTCATGGCGGGCGTGGCCGGCGCGAGCATGTCGCCGCCAGGACCGTTCACGCCCCTCGCGGGCTCGTATTACTACATCGATCGCATTCCGGCGACGTGGTCGGCGGATCGCGTGCGCTCGTACTTGCGCGAGAACAATGATTACGAGATGCAGATCCTCTCGCTGCACGAGGCCGTGCCGGGCCACTACGTCCAGTTCCGTTACGGCGCCAACGTACCGTCGCTGGTCCGACGGGTATGGACCAGCGGATCGTACGACGAGGGCTGGGCCATCTACACCGAAGGCATGATGCTGGACTCAGGCTTTGGCGCGGGGGACGTCGGCCTTCGCCTCTTCCAATTGAAGTGGCGGCTGCGGGAATATGCCAACGTGATCATCGACGCCGAATACCACGCCGGTTCGCTGACCAAAGCGCAGTGCATGAACCTGTTGATGAACGGAGCGTTTCAGGAGCGCGCGCAGGCCGAGACGAAGTGGCATCGTTTGGAGTTGTCGCACGACCAGCTCACGACGTATTTCGCGGGCTATTACGACATCATGCAGGCCTGGCAGGCGCGGCACGGCCGCTATGGCGTGGCCGAATTCAATCGCAAGCTTTTGGAGATGGGATCGGTGGAGCCGCGCTTCATCGATGGGTTGCTCGACCGGCAGCGCTAG
- a CDS encoding DNA-3-methyladenine glycosylase I, which produces MTLKRCPWARSEPMMRYHDEEWGVPAHDDRILFEFLTLEGAQAGLSWETILRKRARYQKAFAGFDPARVARFTPARIKKLMGDASIVRNRLKIESTVANARAFLAAQREFGSFDAYVWSFVDGAPIDGKRRRISEVPASTKRAEALSKDLRKRGFRFVGPTICYAFMQGVGMVNDHLLDCAWHDRALVATEL; this is translated from the coding sequence ATGACCCTCAAACGCTGCCCCTGGGCGAGAAGCGAGCCCATGATGCGCTACCATGACGAAGAGTGGGGTGTGCCGGCGCATGACGATCGCATCCTCTTCGAGTTTCTCACGTTGGAGGGCGCGCAAGCAGGACTGAGCTGGGAGACGATCCTGCGCAAACGCGCGCGCTATCAAAAGGCCTTCGCCGGATTCGATCCCGCGCGCGTGGCGCGCTTCACGCCGGCGCGGATCAAGAAGCTGATGGGCGACGCCAGCATCGTGCGCAACCGCTTGAAGATCGAATCGACGGTAGCCAACGCCCGAGCGTTTCTGGCAGCGCAGCGCGAGTTTGGCAGCTTCGACGCATATGTCTGGAGTTTCGTCGACGGAGCCCCGATCGACGGCAAGCGGCGCCGCATCTCCGAAGTGCCCGCATCCACGAAACGCGCGGAGGCGTTGAGCAAGGACCTGCGCAAGCGCGGCTTTCGCTTCGTGGGCCCCACGATCTGCTACGCGTTCATGCAAGGCGTAGGCATGGTGAACGATCACCTGCTCGATTGCGCCTGGCACGATCGCGCGCTTGTAGCCACGGAGCTTTAG